GTTGCCCTTCTATTTCTAAAAGCAAATTGCTACGCGCCCCTTCGCTCAAGAGTCCCTCAGGGGTATAGTGCAACACATCAAAACAAAGCCCTTTAGCAATGAGCGCGCGCGCCTCTTCATACCAAGGGGTGTAGGTGGTCTTGTGGGCTAAAAAGTCGTTATGCGGATCTAGGGGTTTTTGAGCTAAAAGGAGTTTAGTGCTTTTGGGGGGTTCTAGGGGGCTGTATTCTAGGCTATGACTCCCATCCTTATGCCATAAAAGACGCAAAATGCCATCTTGGGTAGGTTGGTAAGTTTCTAGCCAATTTTCATAGACGAAATTAAAATGATGCGCGCTTGCTTTTAGACGCTGAGCGTGCAGTTCTTTATGGCAAATTTCTAAGTGGCGCACTAACATGGTTTCAATGAGGCTAAATTCCACTTTAGGCAGAATAAAGAAACTCTTTAAATAACACTCTTGGTATTCGGATTCAAGCTGGCTAGCCTGAGTTACCCCACTGCCCACACACAGGGTGTAGGTTTGGCTCTGTGGTGGCGCGCTCATGGTGCGGATGGGCACATTAAAAAGAGCCTGCTTAGAATCTATCACCCCAATCGCTCCGCAATACACGCCCCGCTGGTGTTGTTCTAAATCTTGTATGAGTTGCATGCTTTTTGCTTTGGGTTCGCCAGTAACTGAGCTGGAAGGAAAAATCGCCTGCAAAATGGGGAAAAGCTGGGGGTTTTTAAGCGCGCCCACCAAAGTAGAGGTCATTTGAAAAAGGGTCGGATGGGCTTCCACTTCGCACAGCTGTGTAACCTCCACCTTGTGGGCGATTTGGGCGAGTTCTTGAGCAAAGAGATCGACCACCATTGTATTTTCGTTGCGGTTTTTAGGATCGTTTTGCAAAAAGGCGCGGTTGTGTGCGTCTTGATCTGGGGTTGCCCCGCGCGCGATCGTGCCCTTCATGGGTTTGACTCGTATGCTCTGCGTAGTATAATCCAAATCAAAAAACAATTCGGGCGAAAAGCTTAAAATAGTTTCAAAGGGACTGGGCAAAAAAGCGCAATAGGGGGTGTGTTGGTTGCGCAGCACTTGTTCAAAGATAGCGCGCGCAGGGGCGTGGGTTGTAAGATGCAGGGGCAAAGTTAAATTTACCTGCGCGCATTCTCCCTTGCTAAATACCTCTTGAACGGTATTAAATTGATGGGCGTAGGTGTTAAAGTCTATGGGGGTGCTGATTTGGGGGTGAAAAACCATGTTTTCTGGGGGCTTAGGGGTGTAGGGTTCTTTGCTAGCAAACTGGGTAAAGTAAGCAATGGGAGTGGTGCTATGGGTTGTGCTTAGAGCGTTGTAGTGGATATAACCCACAAAGTAGCCTGTGTGGCGTTGTGCATCCATACGCTCACATAAATCCTGTAATTGGGCGTGGTGGAAGGCTTGAAAACTCTGCAGGGGCTGGGTGTAGTGAAACTCCCCAAAGATGGCTTCTTGCATGTCAATCCTTATAGATAGCGTGGAATTTTTGTAGTAAAAAGGCAGGGTGGTAGCCCATTTTAGCTTGGCGTAAGCCCTCAATGCCTAAATCTTCTTCTCTATTGACTAGGGGGCAGTCTTTAAAGGCGTGGGCTAAGAGTTGTTGGTTAATCGTCTGGTAAGCCCCACGCACGCGCGGATCGGCTTTTTCAATGTGGATCACTGCCATATCTGCATTAATTCTCTCCCCAAAACTCATCGCCACAATGCGCCCCTCTATGCAAATAACCCCCCCTTGTAATTGCAAGGTCTCAAAGACCTTTAGTGCGCCTAAAATGCCCTGATGTTCCTCATCTAAAGCTCGATCTTCCTGCCCCAAAGCGCGCCACTGCTTGAGGGCATCCACAATCTGATCGCGGTTGTGCGCGCTGATGGGCTCGTAGGTGAAATGGGGGTATTGCTTTAAGAAGGCGTTGAGGTGGTTTTTCTTTTTATGGTATTTTTTGCCCTGCAGGGCAATGAGATCGGCGGTGTGATAAACATAATCAAAGCGATCTCGCTGAGGTTCAAAGTGAAAGGCATCAGGAAAATACGCCTCTAATTCTTGCTTGTGTTTTTCCTCTAGGGCGCGTAGTTCTAGTTTAGGTTCTAACTCTAAGAGGGCTTGAATGACCGCCCTTTTATCCCCTGCCCCAATGGGGTAAAAATAAAAGGGGGTTTGCTTAGGGTATTGGGTGCGGATCACCACGCAGCCATGCACAAGGGCTAGGCGAATGTCCCGAGCGTTTTGCCACAAATACAAATTGCTAAAATTCACATCCGACACGCTGAAGTGATCCGCCTGCAAATGCGTGTCTAATAGCCCTTTTAACTCCAAACTTAAGGGTTTAAATTCCACTTGTTCTCCGTGTGGTGGAATAAGCTCCCAAACATAGGGGCTCTAAATGGGTGGGCAATTCTAGGTCTATATTAGCTTCTAGCAAACACCCTAGCGGTGTAGCTAAAAAGTAGGGATTGTCATACCCACTCAAAAGGGCTTGTATTTGTCTTGTATGTGTGGGATCAAACCACCACGCCCGCCGTGTGGGGTTGTCCTGTGCCAAAAAGCCAAAACGCCCCACGAGCAAACACCATATGCCGGCAATTTTAAAGCTATGGGCGATCTCTAGGCGTTGTTGTGTAATGAGTTCTGCTAAGGCTTTGAGCCCTTGCGCGTAGGCATCACTCCCCCGCACCTCTAAAAGCCCATAATCCACGCCCTTAAGCAAAATCGCCTCAAAAAGTGCTAGAGGGTTGTAGAGTTTCAACTTAAACTTCTGCCCCAAAAGCCTTCTAGCTGTGTTGGCGTTGGTGCTAACCCCTACTTTTTCAGGGCTGGTTAGTCCCCTTGAAACCCCTAAAATCTCTGTATAAATGCTCTCTAATTGTCCCCCCACTTTCTTAAAAATCTGGGCTTCTCGCACAGGGTTATACACGCCTAAAGCTTCTCTTTGCTTTTCCTTAGCAATCTCTTGGCTTAAGACTAAACGGGCGTTTAAAAGTTTGCTTAATGCCTCATCAATTTGATCAATCTGTGCTCTTTTGGCATGGATACCCACACTCTCTAAGTGCCCGATCTCATGGGTGATGTTGTCAAAAAAGCTTTCTCTATCCCGTAAAATGCGCACGCGATCCTGCTCTACACCTAGCTCTAAAATCTTAGGACGGCTATTATAGTGGCTTGCCATACTCGCTCCATAAGCCCCCACCTGCTTAAAAAGGAGCAAATCCCCCCTAGTTACTCCCTTTAAAGGCACTTCTTTTAAAAAACAATCCGCGCTCTCACACACCGGACCCACAATGTCATAGATCGCCTCTGTGCCCTCTTGGGTATTGAGCACCTCCACACTATGGCGCGCTCCATACAAGGCAGGGCGCATAAGATCGTTCATTCCAGCATCCACAATAATAAAATTCTTACGCGCCCCGGGTTTGACATACTGCACACGGCTCACCAACACCCCACTATCTGCCACAATTCTGCGCCCCGGCTCACAGATTAAAGTGAGGTCTAGTTTTTGTGCGATGCTTTTAAGGGGTTTAGTGTAGTCTGCGATGCTAATTGCGCCCTTGCCCTCATCCACGCCCAAACCTCCGCCCATGTCTAAAAACTTGAGTTCTACCCCGCTAGCCATTAAAAAGCGTGCCAAAGCGTGCATTTTTTCGCCCGCTTCCTTGATGGGTTCTAGTTCAATGAGTTGGGAGCCAATATGACAATGCAGACCCACGGGCTCTAAAAAGGGAGATTGCTTGGCAAACATGAACATTTGCACGGCTTCTTTTTCTTCTACGCCAAATTTATTTTCCCATAGACCTGTAGAAATATAGGGGTGAGTTTGGGCATTGATATTAGGATTGACCCGCACACTGATACGCGCGGGAGTGTTCAAATCTGTGGCGATACGCTCAATGAGCTGAAGTTCCTCAAAAGACTCCACATTTAAAAATAAGATTTTGCTCTCTAAGGCTTCTTGAATCTCGCTCTCCAGCTTGCCCACCCCACTAAAGATAATTTTGTAAGAGGGAATGCCTGCTAGCAGGGCGCGGCGCACTTCATAAATAGAGACACAATCGCCCCCTGCTCCCAAGCGCGCCAAATGGGCTAACAAGCTCAAATTAGAATTAGCCTTGAGGGCGTAGCAAATCAGGGATTTAGCCCCGCTAAAGGCGTTTTTAAACTCTAAAAACGCTTCCTTGATTTGGTCAAAGTCGTAGAGATAAAAGGGGGTAGGGTGCGCGCTAGCAATGCGCACAATGCTGTCTTTATTCAAGAGATTTTTTTGGCTTCCAATGCCCTTAGCGCGTGTGCTTCTCCAATGTCAAAGGCTTTTTTATTGAGTTCTGCGACTTTTGCCGGCACTTTGGAGATCATCGTTTCGATCACTTGGGCGCGATCCACGCACTCCATCAGTGTTACTGTGATCGCTAGGGCAACCACGGATTGGGTGATGATATTGCCCACTTCATCTTTGGCGATAGTAATAATGGGGATTTTGTAAAGCTGAAACTTGGCTTCGTCCTCTGGAGTGGGGTGCGCTAAGTTAGGATCGACCACCACCACGCCCCCGGGCTTGACATCCTCCTTAAAGAGATTGTAACTGCTCTGTGCCACCGAGAGCATAAAATCGATCTCGCCCTGTTTAGCATAAGGGTAAATGATCTCCTCAGAGCTCAAAATAATATCCACTTTGGTAGGTCCGCCTCTCACTTGGCTAGTGTAGGTAGAGGTCTTGGTGCCAAACCCCCCGCTAGCAATCTTAGCCTCAGCTAAGATTTCCCCCGCCAACAAAACCCCCTGTCCGCCTACACCGGTAAAACGCAATTCCAAACTCATGGCTAGCTCCTCTCTTTCTTAGAAGCTTTTTCAATCACGCCCTCATACGCCTCGCAATATTCCATCTTAGAAGTATCGTGTTTGAGCACACCGGTAGGATACTTGCCCTCCCTCTCCTCAGGACTCAAGGCTTCATATTGGCGTTTGCTCACTAAGCGGGATTGAATCCACGCCAGAGTTTGGGCCGCTTCGCCCATTTTGTTTTTGCGCCCCAAATTGATATGGCAATTGCTATGTACATCCACAAAGCTAAAGCCCTTATGACTAAAGCCCTCCGCTAAAGTGCGCTCCAATCTCTTAGGATCGAGCACGCTCTCGCGCGCCACAAAACTCGCCCCAGCAGCCATGGTGATCTCACAGGGGTCAAAGTGGTTGTCAATATTGCCACTTTGGGCGGTAACCGTCCACATGCCATTAGGTGTAGTGGGGGAGGTTTGCGAATTAGTCAGCCCATAGATGAAGTTATTCACCAAGACTAAATTTAAATCGATGTTGCGCCTACAAGCGTGGATGGTGTGATTGCCCCCAATGGCAAAACTATCCCCATCCCCAGACACTACGATCACATGTTTTTTGGAGTTGGCTAACTTAATCCCCGTGGCGTAAGCTAGCGCGCGCCCGTGTGTGGTGTGCACGGTGTTGCAATTCACATACGAACTCATGCGCCCACTGCACCCGATCCCACTCACCAAGCACACATCATCCATATTCCAGCCCAAGCTATCAATGGCGCGGATGATGCATTTTAAAATCACTCCATCGCCACAGCCCCAACACCAGAGCGTGGGGGTTTTATCTACGCGTAAATACTCGTCATAATCAAATGCCATTAGAGCTCCTTTATTTTTAGCGCGATCTGCCTAGGGGTGAAAGGTCTCCCATCAGCTTGCAGTAACGCCTCTACTTTGCGCCCCATTACATGTTCGATTTCGTGCACATACTGCCCCTTATTGAGCTCCACCACAAGGATTTTTTCAAAGCGTGCGCCTAAAGCTTTCAAGCGTTCTTGGGGGCTGGGCCAAAGTGTAAGGGGGCGGAAAAAGCCGATTTTCTTGGGATAGTTTTGCGCTTTTAGATCTTTTAACGCCTCTTTGATGGCTAACGCACTCGAGCCATAGCCGATCACGAGCACATCTGCATCTTCTAAATCCATCTCTTCATTCTTGCACACAATGTCGCTTTTAGAGTCGATTTTGTTAAAGAGGCGATCGATGAGCGCGCCTCCAATTTGGGCATCCTCTGTGGGGAAACCAATGGGACCATGGTGCAAGCCCGTGATGTGGTAACGATAGCCCTTGAAAAAGGGATTGAGGATTGCCGACTCATCTTGGGGCACGCCGTAAGGTTGGTAATCCTTAGGATCGCCCTCAAAGACACGCCGATTCACCACGCTTTGTTGCACTTCTTGCAAGTCGGGCAATTGCACCCGACCATACATGTGCCCGATGGTTTCATCTAAGAGTAAGAAGACGGGAGTCATCAACATTTCAGCGAGGTTAAAGGCACGCAAGGTTTCGCTATAGATTTCCTCCAAATTGCCCGGAGCCAAAGTTACGGATTTAAAATCCCCATGCGAGGGGTGTTTTAAAAAGCTAATATCGCCCTGTGCAACCCTTGTGGGCATCCCTGTGGAGGGACCCGAGCGCATCACATCCACGATCACAAGAGGGGTTTCTGTCATGAACGCATAGCCGATTTGTTCCACTTTGAGAGAAATTCCCGGTCCTGAACTAGCCGTCATCGCCTTAACTCCGCTCATGCTCGCTCCCAAAGACACACACACGCCCCCGATTTCATCCTCCATTTGGATAAAATGCCCCCCATGCGCGGGTAAGAGCTTGCTCATCGCATGCATGATGTCTGAGCTAGGTGTGATGGGATAACCTCCAAAGAAGCGACAACCCGCATCAATAGCGGCTTTAGCCACTAAATCATTGCCATCAGAAATCACCTCTCTCATCGACCCCTCCCCTCTGCAACACTCTCTTCTAAGAGCATGTAATGATTGGCCCGCACTCTCACACCTCGCTTTTCAGCATCTTTGGACACCTTAGCAAATTTGAATTCTTTTTTCTCAGCGACATAGATTGCAAAATCCGGACAACCTAGTTCGCATTTACAACATCCAATACAGCTCTCTGGATAAGCCACCTTAGCCACTTTGCCTAAAATGTGATCCAAGCGCACACCCATACCCAGTACCCCTGCCGGACATACAGATACGCATAAATCACAACCCTTACAACGCGCCTCATTCACCCAAACGGGCACACCCTGAGGAGCTACCATCTTGGACATCAAAACTCCTTATTTTGTGAAAAAATCCCGCAATTTTAGCATTTAAATATTAAAATGCAACTAATATTTACTTGGTCGTTTCTACAACCTCTACTTGAATTTCTCCATTTTTGGCAGAAGGAAAAAAGATATCTAAATTAGGCGAAATAAACACACGGCTACCCTCTCTAATGATAATCACAGGGTTTAATTGGCTTTTATCTCTAAGAATTTGCGCTACGATTTGATTTAATCCCATGCCCGTTTGACGCGTCATCTGCATTAAAAGATAATCTCCAAAAAAATTATTTTTACCCGTTTTATTGGCGATTGCAGAGGTCAAGGCGATCAAAAGCCCATTGGAGAGAGTAGAAACTAGCAAGGGTAAGCCATAACGCTGGAGATTGTGAGTCATCATCTCACCCACAAGGCCACTATAACCTTTAATATCTGCACCTTTAGCGTTAGTGAGCATGATATTGACCCCTTTGGGCGTGATGATTCGAGTCCACACGATGTCCAGGCGGTATTCTCCCACTTTATCGGTATTATTGTAGTAACCAATCACTTTAGAGCCCTTAGGAATGAGGATAGTTTTGCCCATGCTAGCAAACACATCGCTTTCCACCTGCGCAATGGCCTTGCCCGCTAATTTAGAACTGATGGGCGTGATAAGAAAAGCTGGAATCATCTTATCGGCCGTGATAGTTCTAAAAAGTCTATTTTGATGGGTGGCGGTGTCTTTAGCTTTGAGGTTGTCAAACTCCTCTGTAGTGTTTTCTTGTATCTTTTCTGCATGGCTGGATTTAAAAGCTTGGATGCGCGTTGCTAATAAATCGTTTCTTTGAGTGTCCTCTTGGGGAGTGGGCGGTGGTGGAGAGTTTTCAGAAACTGACATTTGATGATCTAGCTCTTCTTGGAGTTGCTGGATGCGTGCGGTGGCTTCTTGGAGTTGGCTTTTAAGCTCTGCATAATCAGAGGAGACTTGCGGGGGAGGAGCGGGAGGTTCTTGAGGGGGGATAAAATGGTAATCTGCTAGAGGGTATTTGGCTTCTATGATTGTGGGTGATTGAGAAGTTTTAGGGCGGTGCACCCACAATGAAATGGTGATGATGGCTATAGCAATCGCAATAATAGAGAGGATTTTTTTAAGCCACGCGCCTTTCATTGTATGGATTAGCGGATGCGGCGGATACAAGCATGGAGTTTACCCTCTCGAAGAGTCCATTTATCCGCAATATCTTCAGCGATGAGGTAATCGCCCACAACGCGTGTATTAATGGGGTTGTCATAGCCATCCACGACTTTATAGGCTACGGGAAATTTAATCTGAGAGAGCAGATGGTTGAATTTAAAATAAGTAAAATGCGCGTCATTGAAGATTTCCAAAGGTTTGATTGGTTGTTTTCTAGCCACTTTGCACAGCCACAGACAAAACCATGCCCGTTTTTTAGCTCCAAGCACTTTATAGTTACGCTGGATTTGAGATCGATCCACGCGCATGCTATTAATTCCCTGCCCGATGATCAAATAGTCTTTATTGTCTGTAGTCTGTTGGGGTGGTGGTGTTGGCTCTGAACCCAAAAGTGCTAGAGAACCCGGGGTGTTAGAGCGGTGCTCAAAAAAATGTCGGTTAGAAACATAAACATTGAGCGCAGGGTTTTTGTTGCTCGTGTAAGTCGTAGAAAAGATATAAAAAGCGTAAATTTTACCACTCTTGCCAATGACACTTAAATTAGAATCAATCCCAATCTGCAAAGGCTTGAGGAGTAAAACATTACTATTTTGGTGCGTTTCTCTGAGTATTTTGCTACTAAAACCTACTAAGTCGCCTAAAATTACCTCTGCAATGGGTTCGTTGAAAATAAACATAGTAACCATTGCATAACGCAGACGGATTTTATAGGTCTCACCCAAATGGGCATCAATAAAAAGAGTGTTGTCTAGATCTGTGCGCCGTTTGTGAAAAAAGCTCCCTTGAATGGCATGGAGGTCTTGCATGGAATGGAGTGGCTCCTCTTCTTCTTGCACCTCTTCCTCATCGGATTCTTCTGTGTGAGTAGGTGGGGGCGGAG
This portion of the Helicobacter felis ATCC 49179 genome encodes:
- a CDS encoding chorismate-binding protein; the protein is MQEAIFGEFHYTQPLQSFQAFHHAQLQDLCERMDAQRHTGYFVGYIHYNALSTTHSTTPIAYFTQFASKEPYTPKPPENMVFHPQISTPIDFNTYAHQFNTVQEVFSKGECAQVNLTLPLHLTTHAPARAIFEQVLRNQHTPYCAFLPSPFETILSFSPELFFDLDYTTQSIRVKPMKGTIARGATPDQDAHNRAFLQNDPKNRNENTMVVDLFAQELAQIAHKVEVTQLCEVEAHPTLFQMTSTLVGALKNPQLFPILQAIFPSSSVTGEPKAKSMQLIQDLEQHQRGVYCGAIGVIDSKQALFNVPIRTMSAPPQSQTYTLCVGSGVTQASQLESEYQECYLKSFFILPKVEFSLIETMLVRHLEICHKELHAQRLKASAHHFNFVYENWLETYQPTQDGILRLLWHKDGSHSLEYSPLEPPKSTKLLLAQKPLDPHNDFLAHKTTYTPWYEEARALIAKGLCFDVLHYTPEGLLSEGARSNLLLEIEGQLYTPAFHGGLLKGVGITRLIEAGRCTPKELSLEDLKRADKIYATNAIRGVVEVRLEEPML
- a CDS encoding DUF2156 domain-containing protein — translated: MEFKPLSLELKGLLDTHLQADHFSVSDVNFSNLYLWQNARDIRLALVHGCVVIRTQYPKQTPFYFYPIGAGDKRAVIQALLELEPKLELRALEEKHKQELEAYFPDAFHFEPQRDRFDYVYHTADLIALQGKKYHKKKNHLNAFLKQYPHFTYEPISAHNRDQIVDALKQWRALGQEDRALDEEHQGILGALKVFETLQLQGGVICIEGRIVAMSFGERINADMAVIHIEKADPRVRGAYQTINQQLLAHAFKDCPLVNREEDLGIEGLRQAKMGYHPAFLLQKFHAIYKD
- the lysA gene encoding diaminopimelate decarboxylase codes for the protein MNKDSIVRIASAHPTPFYLYDFDQIKEAFLEFKNAFSGAKSLICYALKANSNLSLLAHLARLGAGGDCVSIYEVRRALLAGIPSYKIIFSGVGKLESEIQEALESKILFLNVESFEELQLIERIATDLNTPARISVRVNPNINAQTHPYISTGLWENKFGVEEKEAVQMFMFAKQSPFLEPVGLHCHIGSQLIELEPIKEAGEKMHALARFLMASGVELKFLDMGGGLGVDEGKGAISIADYTKPLKSIAQKLDLTLICEPGRRIVADSGVLVSRVQYVKPGARKNFIIVDAGMNDLMRPALYGARHSVEVLNTQEGTEAIYDIVGPVCESADCFLKEVPLKGVTRGDLLLFKQVGAYGASMASHYNSRPKILELGVEQDRVRILRDRESFFDNITHEIGHLESVGIHAKRAQIDQIDEALSKLLNARLVLSQEIAKEKQREALGVYNPVREAQIFKKVGGQLESIYTEILGVSRGLTSPEKVGVSTNANTARRLLGQKFKLKLYNPLALFEAILLKGVDYGLLEVRGSDAYAQGLKALAELITQQRLEIAHSFKIAGIWCLLVGRFGFLAQDNPTRRAWWFDPTHTRQIQALLSGYDNPYFLATPLGCLLEANIDLELPTHLEPLCLGAYSTTRRTSGI
- a CDS encoding 2-oxoacid:acceptor oxidoreductase family protein, with translation MSLELRFTGVGGQGVLLAGEILAEAKIASGGFGTKTSTYTSQVRGGPTKVDIILSSEEIIYPYAKQGEIDFMLSVAQSSYNLFKEDVKPGGVVVVDPNLAHPTPEDEAKFQLYKIPIITIAKDEVGNIITQSVVALAITVTLMECVDRAQVIETMISKVPAKVAELNKKAFDIGEAHALRALEAKKIS
- a CDS encoding 2-oxoglutarate ferredoxin oxidoreductase subunit beta, with the translated sequence MAFDYDEYLRVDKTPTLWCWGCGDGVILKCIIRAIDSLGWNMDDVCLVSGIGCSGRMSSYVNCNTVHTTHGRALAYATGIKLANSKKHVIVVSGDGDSFAIGGNHTIHACRRNIDLNLVLVNNFIYGLTNSQTSPTTPNGMWTVTAQSGNIDNHFDPCEITMAAGASFVARESVLDPKRLERTLAEGFSHKGFSFVDVHSNCHINLGRKNKMGEAAQTLAWIQSRLVSKRQYEALSPEEREGKYPTGVLKHDTSKMEYCEAYEGVIEKASKKERS
- a CDS encoding 2-oxoglutarate synthase subunit alpha gives rise to the protein MREVISDGNDLVAKAAIDAGCRFFGGYPITPSSDIMHAMSKLLPAHGGHFIQMEDEIGGVCVSLGASMSGVKAMTASSGPGISLKVEQIGYAFMTETPLVIVDVMRSGPSTGMPTRVAQGDISFLKHPSHGDFKSVTLAPGNLEEIYSETLRAFNLAEMLMTPVFLLLDETIGHMYGRVQLPDLQEVQQSVVNRRVFEGDPKDYQPYGVPQDESAILNPFFKGYRYHITGLHHGPIGFPTEDAQIGGALIDRLFNKIDSKSDIVCKNEEMDLEDADVLVIGYGSSALAIKEALKDLKAQNYPKKIGFFRPLTLWPSPQERLKALGARFEKILVVELNKGQYVHEIEHVMGRKVEALLQADGRPFTPRQIALKIKEL
- a CDS encoding 4Fe-4S binding protein; protein product: MSKMVAPQGVPVWVNEARCKGCDLCVSVCPAGVLGMGVRLDHILGKVAKVAYPESCIGCCKCELGCPDFAIYVAEKKEFKFAKVSKDAEKRGVRVRANHYMLLEESVAEGRGR
- a CDS encoding DNA type IV secretion system protein ComB10; its protein translation is MKGAWLKKILSIIAIAIAIITISLWVHRPKTSQSPTIIEAKYPLADYHFIPPQEPPAPPPQVSSDYAELKSQLQEATARIQQLQEELDHQMSVSENSPPPPTPQEDTQRNDLLATRIQAFKSSHAEKIQENTTEEFDNLKAKDTATHQNRLFRTITADKMIPAFLITPISSKLAGKAIAQVESDVFASMGKTILIPKGSKVIGYYNNTDKVGEYRLDIVWTRIITPKGVNIMLTNAKGADIKGYSGLVGEMMTHNLQRYGLPLLVSTLSNGLLIALTSAIANKTGKNNFFGDYLLMQMTRQTGMGLNQIVAQILRDKSQLNPVIIIREGSRVFISPNLDIFFPSAKNGEIQVEVVETTK
- a CDS encoding TrbG/VirB9 family P-type conjugative transfer protein — encoded protein: MSRLTYGFHLRHQFKIHGFFLTLLMGFVIAKANPNLPTITPPPPTHTEESDEEEVQEEEEPLHSMQDLHAIQGSFFHKRRTDLDNTLFIDAHLGETYKIRLRYAMVTMFIFNEPIAEVILGDLVGFSSKILRETHQNSNVLLLKPLQIGIDSNLSVIGKSGKIYAFYIFSTTYTSNKNPALNVYVSNRHFFEHRSNTPGSLALLGSEPTPPPQQTTDNKDYLIIGQGINSMRVDRSQIQRNYKVLGAKKRAWFCLWLCKVARKQPIKPLEIFNDAHFTYFKFNHLLSQIKFPVAYKVVDGYDNPINTRVVGDYLIAEDIADKWTLREGKLHACIRRIR